From the Nostoc sp. PCC 7107 genome, the window CTAGTCCAAGCCTGATGTCTCGCTGGGAAAACATAGAAAATTTGAGAACGCATTTACAAGCAGTTTTTGAAAAATAGTTAAACAGAGGGATGTTTCAGTTGCTTGAGACATATTGCAATCAAGGTATAACTAGGGTATAAACCTTAATAGATGTGATTACTGTCAAAACTCCTATGAAAACTGCTATTTCTCTACCAGATTCAGTTTTTGAAGAAGCAGAAGCACTTGCTACACATTTAGGAATATCACGCAGTGAACTTTATACGAAAGCATTGCAAGCGTATCTGCAAAAGTATAACCGTAATCAAATTCTGAGCAAGCTGAACCAAGTTTATTCTCAAGAATCTGCTGAACTAGATCCAGTGTTGGCAAAGATGCAATTTATGTCTCTGCCACATGAGGATTGGTAATGTATCGAGGTGAAATTTGGTGGGCGAACCTACCTGAGCCAGTAGGTTCTGAGCCTGGGTATCGTCGTCCTGTTTTGATAATTCAAGATGATACGTTTAATCAAAGCCGCATCAGTACAGTCATAGTTGCTGTTATTACTTCAAGTATTCAATTGGCAGAAGCCCCAGGCAATGTATTGTTATCGCGTGAAGTATCAGGCTTACCTAAAGATTCTGTGGTTAACGTATCTCAACTTTTGACTATCGATAAAAGCTTTTTGGTTGAGCGAGTCGGAGCATTACCAGATTATTTGCAAGAGGAAGTAGATGAAGGGCTACGAATAATTTTATACCTCTAGCAGCTCTAGCCATGAAACTGTAGTCTGAATTTTAATGTCAGGATGCCCAGCAAGTTTTCTCTGGAAATTCTCCTTGTTTCCAATATTGCCAAACCTTTACAGATGCTCTTTGGAAAAATGCCTGTGAGTTTTGAGTTGGAGTTTCTTGAAGTTCTTTAATATCTCCACTAGATTTGTCTAGCCACAGCATTCCAAGATAATCTTCATCAGGACCGAACAGATAAGTAACGCCGCTTTGATCCTCCTGGTATTTTAAAATCAATACGTAAAAAGCCATAGTGGATATATACTTTATAAGTTTTATTGACTCTATTTGTACCTCAAATAATTAACAAATCAACCAGTTACATGGGATGCTGGTTGATTGGTTAGGTGAGTTATTTGCAGATGTCTGTTATTTCTTCTGTCACGGTTAAGGTTCCCGCTACAACTGCTAATTTGGGGCCTGGTTTTGATTGCATCGGTGCAGCTTTGACGCTGTGTAACCAGTTTAAGTTTACACGCCTAGATGAAGGTGGTTTAACTATTCATGTCACAGGTGCAGAAGCCCAACGAGTGCAAACTGATGAGAGTAATTTACTTTATCAGGCGTTTTTGAAGTTATATCAATATATAGATCAGACACCGCCGGCTGTGAAAATTGAGATTGGTTTGGGTGTTCCATTGGCGCGGGGTTTGGGTAGTTCAGCGACAGCCATTGTTGGCGGTTTGGTGGCGGCAAATCAACTTGCGAGTGAACCTCTATCTCAGGTGCAGGTGATGGAAATTGCGATCGCAATGGAAGGACATCCTGATAATGTAGTTCCAGCATTAATCGGCGGATGTCGTCTAGCGGCTACTAGTGATACTGGTTGGGAAATTTGTGATGTACCTTGGCATGAGAATATTGTTCCAGTCGTGGCGATTCCCAATTTTGAACTCTCCACCTCAGAAGCGCGGCGGGTTTTACCCACTGAATTTAGTCGGGCAGATGCAATTTTTAATACTGCCCATTTAGGCTTATTGTTACGCGGCTTGGAAACTGGTAAGGGAGAATGGTTAAGGGCAGCTTTACAAGATAAGTTGCATCAGCCTTATCGTAAAGCTTTGATTCCTGGTTACGATGCTGTGAATGCTGCGGCGGTGGAGGCTGGTGCATTCGGTATGGTGATTAGTGGTGCGGGGCCGACATTGTTAGCTTTGGTGGATGTGGCGCACTCCTCAGATGTAGAGTTGGCAATGGCTTCAGCCTGGAAAGATGCTGGTATTGAAGCCGAAGTGCGATCGCTTGCTTTAGACACCCAAGGCGCAACCCTTCTTTGAAGAAGTCAAAAGTCAAAATAAAATTTCACACTTCACACTTCATACTTTTTAACATGGATCAGATTCAATCGGAGATAGCAGAACTCAAGTCTCACATTCAAGTTCTTCAGCAAGAACGCGCTGCGCTTAATAAAAATAATGCGATATCTGGCGATATTACTCCTTCGGCAATTGTTGAGGCTTACCGCCGCCAAGCTAGAGAAAATGCTCAACTGTCAGTGGAACTCAAAGGTATAGATGATGCGATCGCAGCTTTGACAACTCAGATACATCACAAACAAGCCCAATTAACTCGTTGGCAACTTGAATCAAACGAACTTACCATACACCAGCAACTAGAAGAAGCGAAAAAAGTGGCGCAGGTTCACGCCGAACGTGTTAACGAACTAGCTGCGGAACTAACAAGCGAAATCCGCCAGTTGAAATCCTCAGCCGATTATCTCAGTCCTTTATATTGGCAGGTTTATTACAAACCTTTTATTACCGGATTCAAGACTATTTCAGTTCCCTATGTCCGTTCTGATGGGGAAGTTTGGACAATTGTCAACCGCATCGTTTAGAGGTTAACCCAAAATCTTCAGGGTAAAATCCCTGCTTAGACTACTTTTAGTTAAGAACTGTAACGGTGGCTGATGCCGCCGTTTTTGTTGACGTTACAAAAATTTATACATAGAATGGACTTGCCATGAAATTGGATAAGTATTTATTCCTGTTTATGGTCAAAATCACAGAATTAATGAGTATAGATACTCATCAATAACCAAAATTTAATTTTCTGGAGATAAATAACGTTTACAAAAGTAACGATTCCTTAATATAATGTAATTAAAAGCGAAAACAAAAAACGATTGTCAGAAGTGATGAATGCTATGGAATTTCCTTGGCTAACTGCCATAATTGCTTTGCCCTTGGTGGCTGCCTTAGCCATCCCCATAATTCCGGATAAAGAAGGAAAAACAGTCCGCTGGTATGGTTTAGGAGTTGCGATCGCGGATTTTGCCTTAATGATTTATGCTTTCTGGCATAACTATGATTTTCAAAGCTCAACTTACCAATTTGTCGAAAAATACTCTTGGGTTCCACAAATCGGTTTAAATTGGTCTGTAGCAGTTGATGGCTTATCGATGCCCCTCATCTTGTTAACAGGCTTAATCAACACACTAGCAGTCTTCGCGGCTTGGAAAGTAACCAACAAGCCGCGATTGTTTTATGGGTTGATGTTGGTAATGTATAGCGCCCAGTTGGGTGTGTTTCTTGCCCAAGACTTGCTCTTGTTCTTCCTCATGTGGGAAATCGAGCTAGTTCCCGTTTACTTGCTAATTTCCATCTGGGGTGGTGCAAAACGTCGTTACGCTGCTACCAAGTTTATTCTTTATACTGCTGCTGCTTCCATATTTATTCTTGTAGCTGGTTTTGCGATGGCATTCTATGGAGATACCGTCACCTTCGACATGGCATCTCTAGGAATGAAACAATATCCTAAAGCCTTGGAATTATTAGTCTACGCTGGTTTATTGATTGCCTTCGGTGTGAAGTTGCCAATCTTCCCCTTGCACACCTGGCTACCCGATGCTCATGGTGAAGCATCTGCACCTGGTTCCATGATTTTGGCTGGTGTGTTGTTGAAGATGGGTGGTTATGCCTTAATTCGCTTCAACATTGAAATGTTGCCTAATGCTCATGTTTACTTCGCTCCAGTTTTAGCAATCTTAGGTGTAGTCAATATTGTCTACGGTGCTTGTTGCGCCTTTGCTCAAACCAACCTCAAACGCCGCTTGGCTTACTCTTCAATTGCTCACATGGGGTTTGTGCTGATTGGGTTGGCTTCTTACACAGAAATTGGTATCAGTGGAGCCATGTTACAGATGGTTTCCCACGGTTTGATTGCTGCTAGTTTATTCTTCCTGTCTGGTGTAACTTACGAACGTACCCACACCTTGATGATGGATAAAATGGGCGGCATTGGTAAAGTCATGCCTAGAACCTTCGCGCTGTATACTGCTGGTGCAATGGCTTCTCTCGCTTTACCTGGAATGAGTGGCTTTGTCGGCGAATTGATGGTATTCCTCGGTATCGCTACCAGTGATGTTTACAGTTCCAGCTTCAAGATTGTAGTTGTGCTACTTTCCGCAGTCGGTGTGATTTTGACACCAATTTACTTACTGTCCATGCTGCGCCAAGTGTTCTACGGTAAGCAAAGTGAAGAATTACATCTAGATGCTGTAGTGGCTGATGTTAAGCCTCGTGAATTGTTCATTACTGCTTGTCTGCTACTTCCCATCATCGGTATTGGTTTTTATCCCAAACTAGTAACGCAGACTTATGATGTAAAAACAGTAGAAGTAGCTACTCACGCGCGTCAAGTGCTACCAGTTGTGGCTCGTCAACAGCCAACAAGTCTTTACTCCCAAATTTTTACAGCGCCAACCTTGGCTAATGCTACAGTTGAAAATTTAGTTAATATTTCAAAGTAAGATTACATCCTCATCAGGGTGCTAAAAATAAATTCTAATTAGAGGGGAATATGGGGGTGATTATCAAATCACCCCTTAAATTTTGGCGAAAAAGACTCTGCAATAGGACTTACGCAAAACACCTCTCAAACTCTCATTTCTCCGTGACCTCTGCGTCTCTGTGGTTCGATTTTCCGTAGCCTGTGCGTAAGTCCTGTGCAATTCTCTGCGTCAAAAAATTTAGAACTTTAAATTCCCAGCAGCAATAGCTAAAGCAGCCCAACCAGCTATAAAGGCGACACCACCTAATGGAGTAATTGCGCCTAAATATTTAATACCAGTTAAGCTCAAGGCGTATAAACTGCCTGAGAAAATAGCAATGCCAATAATAAATAGCCATCCACTAGCAATTAAAGTAGTTGGAGGTGATTCGAGGCGACTGATGAGGAGAGCAACTACTAAAAGTGCTAGAGCATGATACATTTGGTAGCGAGCGCCAGTTTCAAAGATTAACAGCGATCGCTCACTAATATGCTCTCGCAAAGCATGGGAAGCAAAAGCCCCAGCCGCAACTGACAAACCGCCGAAAACGGCAGCTACACTCAAAAAAATCTGCGTCATGAGACTTATTTATCAACAGATTTAGACATCAAAATGATATGATACAGCCCCTTCTTCATTGACTTTAAAATTTGCATTGAATTCTTTAGCTTTTTCGTCTAAAAATTCTCGCGCAGTAGAAGCTGGTAGTTGTGACTGAATTGCAAAGCCTAAGACAGTAACTCTCCCATGATTTTCTTGTAACATTTGATAGAAAATTGATTGTAAGCGATCGCTCACTTGTTGCTGAAGTACTTTTTGTTCACTCTTACTGCGACGGTATAAAGATAAACTTAACCAACCACCCAAAATCATTGTCGGTACACCAAAAATAAAACTTTGGCTGGCGGTAGTATCCAGCATATAAAGAGCTTCTTTATTCACAAAATCCTTGCCGGAATCTGCATCATCCCCTGATGGAATTGGCTTGAGCATAGTATTTCTCTCACTTACCGCAGAGACAGATAGTGTCAAAAACATGAATCCGAGTGTCAGTAGCCAACCCGCAGCCAATTTTTCAGCAGTCTTCATAACTCGATTTTAAATTGAGACTTTGCTTGTGATTTTAACCCCACTTTCATCAACGTTCCAGTTTATCAAGACTTACACACACAAATTGTCTGTTGAGACTGGGTGTAGGGGTATAAGGGTGTAAGGGTTTTGAATACCTACACCGTTCTCGAAACCCTTACTTTTGCATTTATTTGCGTAAGTTCTAAACAGATTAAACTTGCAAGCGATCGCGTAAAATTTCTTGAATTAAACTATGTACAGTTTCTTTGCTTAAACTACCATCTACTCGCACAATGCGGGATGGGTGCGCCGCAGCTAACTGGCTATATCCTTGTTGAACACGGCGATGAAAGGTGATGGCTTCTTGCTCAATGCGGTCTAAACCTACGGCTTCTCCATGTTTGCGGCTAAGTCCCACCTCAACATCCACATCTAACCAAATAGTCAAATCACTTGTTAAGCCAGATGTCGCAATATAGTTGAGTTGTTCAATTAAACTCATATTCAAACCCCGACCGTAACCTTGATAGGCAACAGTAGAATCAGTGTAGCGATCGCATAATATATATCTTCCTACTGCTAAATTGGGCTTGAGTTCTTGTTCAACGTGTTGGGCGCGGTCAGCCGCATATAATAACAGTTCAGTTACATCTGCAACTGGTTTATCTTCCGATTTTTCCAGCAATAAGCGCCGCAAATGCGAACCTAACTCTGTTCCTCCTGGTTCACGAGTGACCACTACCGAAATACCCAAACTTTCTAACCACTGACCACAAAGCTGCATTTGTGTTGTTTTGCCGCAGCCTTCTACCCCTTCAAATACAATTAATTTGCCACTCATGCTGGTTTACTTCTGTCCTTTGTCCTGTGTCACTGGTAAGATTTAATTACGCATTTGTATTAGTTATTTTGGCAAGTTTTGGACAACAGTCATAAAAAGAGCAGGATCATTCAACCTCTGAGACAGAACTAATCAATCTTGAATTGCGATCGCAGTATTTTCTCCTTTATATTTGACTAGTTCTTCATCCATACCATCTTCAATGAAAATGGTGGCGATCGCATCAATCCTGGCATGAAACAACGCTTCAGATTTATTGTGCAACTCATCACACACTGAATCTAGTAAAAAATTGCCAATCAAAAGGGTTCCTGTCCACTCTCATAAAGTTCACCTAGGAGTGCATTATTATGCCACGCAAGTTTGGAGAAATTGCTTTTACGCCTGAAGTTCAAGCCGCGCAGCTACAACGAGGTTCGCGGCAAACCTATGAACGCTATATTGCTAATGGCCCTGCTAACGATTCAATTACTCCACAAATTGCGGAATTTATTGCTTGTCTTGATGGATTTTATTTGGGAACAGTCAATTCTCATGGCTATCCTTACATTCAGTTTCGCGGTGGAACACCAGGCTTTCTCAGAGTACTGAATGAAAAAACCTTGGGTTTTGCCGACTTTTCGGGAAATGTGCAGTACATCACAGTGGGTAATTTATCAGGAGAAGCAAAAGCATTTCTGTTTTTGATGGATTACCGTCACCGCAAACGCCTTAAAGTTTGGGGAACAGCCGAATATATTGAAGGTGATACAGCTTTAATTGAACAACTGCGTATCCCTGGCTACCCAGCAGAAATTGAACGAGCGATTTTGTTTCATGTTGAGGCTGTCAGTGAAAATTGTCCTCAACACATTCCCATTCGCTATTCAGTGAATGAGGTTGAAGCTATAATGGCTCCTTTACAAGCGAGAATTACGGAGTTGGAGAAATTGTTAAGCGATCGCAATAAAAGCAGATAAACGCCATTTTAATTTTTTTTGCCAATGTGAAAAGCCGAGATATATGAAAGTTGCAGACTTCCACCAAAGTCATTATTTATTCGTTGACTTAATTCAGCAAATAAGATTTTTTTGGTGTCTGCATCTAATTGTATATATGGTGAATAGGTATTGAGCAGCGTTAAATATTCATCGGTACTATAAACTACTTCAGAAGTAACTTGACCAAATTTTATATCTTTAAATTTTCCCGAATCAATAAATATACTCCCGAATCCCTTGAATATTTCTTGTTGAGCTTGCCAACTTTCATAACGGTCAAGAGATGGAGCGTGTTTTTGATAAACTTCAGACAATCTTTGGTAAACTTCATAACTAGGTTGTAATTCTTTATTCCAGAATAAAAGTAAATGACCATTATCTTTTAAAGCACTTGCAGCCTTGGGATATCCTATTTCTGCTGGTATCCAGTGAAAGGAACTTGCAGCTAAAACAGCATCAAACTGCTCAGATTGTAAAGCCCATTCTTCAAAAGATATATTTTGAATCTCCACATTTGGATAAGATTGACAATTTTGTTTAGCCAACTCAAAAAAATCTGGATTTGGTTCTAGACAGAGTATGGAATAACCTAATTGAGCAAATGAAGTTGTTGCTGTTCCAGGGCCACAGCCCACTTCTAAAATTTTGACATCTGGAGATAATTGAGCAGCTTTAATAACTTGCTCAATAAAATTTTGTGGATAGCGAGGTCTGGTTTTGTTATAAGCTTCTGCTGCTGGAGAATACCAGTTTTTTCGTATTTCCAGGTCTTTGTTAGCGAAATTGGCTATAGTTTGTTTAAAGTTTTCCATAGTTCCCCCCAATAGTAATAATACAATCAGTAATTTAAATTATTCAGTATAGAATAATCAATTCAACTAATTACTGAAATTTTGCTAAAAACTTCAGTATAGCTTGAGTAACTGCTTCTGTTGATTCAATCAAAAAACCATGCCCGCCAGTTTCTATTATTTGCAGTTCAGCTAGAGGAATATTTTGAGCAAGTTGTTCAGAAAAAATTACGGGAGTGAGAATATCTTGTTTACCAACCATGACTAGAG encodes:
- a CDS encoding type II toxin-antitoxin system PemK/MazF family toxin — its product is MYRGEIWWANLPEPVGSEPGYRRPVLIIQDDTFNQSRISTVIVAVITSSIQLAEAPGNVLLSREVSGLPKDSVVNVSQLLTIDKSFLVERVGALPDYLQEEVDEGLRIILYL
- the thrB gene encoding homoserine kinase; amino-acid sequence: MSVISSVTVKVPATTANLGPGFDCIGAALTLCNQFKFTRLDEGGLTIHVTGAEAQRVQTDESNLLYQAFLKLYQYIDQTPPAVKIEIGLGVPLARGLGSSATAIVGGLVAANQLASEPLSQVQVMEIAIAMEGHPDNVVPALIGGCRLAATSDTGWEICDVPWHENIVPVVAIPNFELSTSEARRVLPTEFSRADAIFNTAHLGLLLRGLETGKGEWLRAALQDKLHQPYRKALIPGYDAVNAAAVEAGAFGMVISGAGPTLLALVDVAHSSDVELAMASAWKDAGIEAEVRSLALDTQGATLL
- a CDS encoding NAD(P)H-quinone oxidoreductase subunit 4 encodes the protein MNAMEFPWLTAIIALPLVAALAIPIIPDKEGKTVRWYGLGVAIADFALMIYAFWHNYDFQSSTYQFVEKYSWVPQIGLNWSVAVDGLSMPLILLTGLINTLAVFAAWKVTNKPRLFYGLMLVMYSAQLGVFLAQDLLLFFLMWEIELVPVYLLISIWGGAKRRYAATKFILYTAAASIFILVAGFAMAFYGDTVTFDMASLGMKQYPKALELLVYAGLLIAFGVKLPIFPLHTWLPDAHGEASAPGSMILAGVLLKMGGYALIRFNIEMLPNAHVYFAPVLAILGVVNIVYGACCAFAQTNLKRRLAYSSIAHMGFVLIGLASYTEIGISGAMLQMVSHGLIAASLFFLSGVTYERTHTLMMDKMGGIGKVMPRTFALYTAGAMASLALPGMSGFVGELMVFLGIATSDVYSSSFKIVVVLLSAVGVILTPIYLLSMLRQVFYGKQSEELHLDAVVADVKPRELFITACLLLPIIGIGFYPKLVTQTYDVKTVEVATHARQVLPVVARQQPTSLYSQIFTAPTLANATVENLVNISK
- a CDS encoding DUF423 domain-containing protein translates to MTQIFLSVAAVFGGLSVAAGAFASHALREHISERSLLIFETGARYQMYHALALLVVALLISRLESPPTTLIASGWLFIIGIAIFSGSLYALSLTGIKYLGAITPLGGVAFIAGWAALAIAAGNLKF
- the tmk gene encoding dTMP kinase: MSGKLIVFEGVEGCGKTTQMQLCGQWLESLGISVVVTREPGGTELGSHLRRLLLEKSEDKPVADVTELLLYAADRAQHVEQELKPNLAVGRYILCDRYTDSTVAYQGYGRGLNMSLIEQLNYIATSGLTSDLTIWLDVDVEVGLSRKHGEAVGLDRIEQEAITFHRRVQQGYSQLAAAHPSRIVRVDGSLSKETVHSLIQEILRDRLQV
- a CDS encoding pyridoxamine 5'-phosphate oxidase family protein, encoding MPRKFGEIAFTPEVQAAQLQRGSRQTYERYIANGPANDSITPQIAEFIACLDGFYLGTVNSHGYPYIQFRGGTPGFLRVLNEKTLGFADFSGNVQYITVGNLSGEAKAFLFLMDYRHRKRLKVWGTAEYIEGDTALIEQLRIPGYPAEIERAILFHVEAVSENCPQHIPIRYSVNEVEAIMAPLQARITELEKLLSDRNKSR
- a CDS encoding bifunctional 2-polyprenyl-6-hydroxyphenol methylase/3-demethylubiquinol 3-O-methyltransferase UbiG translates to MENFKQTIANFANKDLEIRKNWYSPAAEAYNKTRPRYPQNFIEQVIKAAQLSPDVKILEVGCGPGTATTSFAQLGYSILCLEPNPDFFELAKQNCQSYPNVEIQNISFEEWALQSEQFDAVLAASSFHWIPAEIGYPKAASALKDNGHLLLFWNKELQPSYEVYQRLSEVYQKHAPSLDRYESWQAQQEIFKGFGSIFIDSGKFKDIKFGQVTSEVVYSTDEYLTLLNTYSPYIQLDADTKKILFAELSQRINNDFGGSLQLSYISAFHIGKKN